The Rhizobium sp. BT03 genome has a window encoding:
- a CDS encoding ABC transporter ATP-binding protein: MTLLTIENISKRYGPVQALKDISLDVQAGSRTAVVGPSGSGKTTLLRIIAGFEQPDVGKVTLDGEVLADGPATVPAHKRGIGIVSQDGALFPHLSVAENIGFGFERGAVDREKRIVELLDMVELDRGMLVRRPHQLSGGQQQRVALARALGRKPRLMLLDEPFSALDTGLRENMRKAVARVLQAAGITAVLVTHDQEEALTFADQVAVLREGRLIQAGSPQSLYLHPRDRETALFLGDAVLLPAIIRNGLADCALGRVAVEGNRQGKAEIMLRPEQIRVVADESDRRYGGRVVEVEFGGAVCTVAVSLDGVALPPILIKTSSVALPSRGDLVRLDIAGKAHIFES; encoded by the coding sequence ATGACGCTGCTTACGATCGAGAACATCAGCAAGCGCTATGGCCCTGTGCAGGCGCTGAAGGATATTTCGCTCGACGTTCAGGCAGGCAGCCGCACGGCCGTCGTTGGCCCGTCCGGCTCGGGCAAGACGACGCTGCTGCGCATCATTGCCGGCTTCGAGCAACCCGATGTCGGCAAGGTGACACTCGATGGCGAAGTCCTTGCCGATGGGCCGGCGACGGTGCCGGCCCATAAGCGCGGCATCGGCATCGTCTCGCAGGACGGCGCGCTGTTTCCGCACTTGAGCGTCGCAGAGAATATCGGCTTCGGCTTCGAGCGGGGTGCCGTGGATCGCGAGAAGCGCATCGTCGAGCTGCTCGATATGGTCGAGCTCGACCGCGGCATGCTGGTGCGGCGCCCACACCAGCTGTCCGGCGGCCAGCAACAGCGCGTGGCGCTCGCCCGTGCGCTCGGGCGCAAGCCGCGGCTGATGCTGCTCGACGAACCTTTCTCGGCACTCGATACCGGCTTGCGCGAGAACATGCGCAAGGCGGTGGCGCGCGTGCTGCAGGCAGCCGGCATCACCGCCGTTCTCGTCACGCATGATCAGGAAGAGGCGCTGACCTTTGCCGATCAGGTCGCGGTGCTCAGAGAGGGACGGCTGATCCAGGCCGGGTCGCCGCAATCATTATATCTGCATCCCCGCGATCGCGAGACGGCGCTATTTCTTGGCGATGCCGTGCTGCTTCCGGCCATCATCCGCAACGGCCTTGCCGACTGTGCCCTCGGCCGCGTCGCCGTCGAAGGCAATCGTCAGGGCAAGGCGGAGATCATGCTGCGGCCCGAGCAGATCCGCGTCGTTGCCGATGAAAGCGATCGTCGCTATGGCGGGCGTGTCGTCGAGGTGGAGTTCGGCGGCGCGGTCTGCACCGTTGCGGTTTCGCTCGATGGCGTCGCCCTGCCGCCGATCCTGATCAAGACCTCGAGCGTCGCGCTTCCCTCACGAGGCGATCTCGTTCGCCTCGATATCGCCGGCAAGGCGCATATTTTCGAAAGCTAA